One Cryobacterium roopkundense genomic region harbors:
- the dnaJ gene encoding molecular chaperone DnaJ, with protein sequence MADHYEVLGVSRDASTDEIKKAYRRLARQLHPDVNPGADASEKFKSVTHAYDVLSDAKQRQKYDQGGGQNGGGFDGQNFGNFGDIFETFFGGGGGSTRGPRSRRERGQDALIRVELDLAEVIFGTHRDLEVDTAILCDTCKGSCCQPGTSPVTCDICRGTGSIQRAVRSLLGNVMTSSPCGSCRGFGTIIATPCTTCSGQGRVRARRTVPVDIPAGVDTGLRLQMPGSGEVGAAGGPNGDLYLEMKVRHHDVFSRDGDDLLCSLEVPMTGAILGTTVTLKALDGDVEVELRPGVQSSEILTVKDRGVTKLRGSGRGDLKIGIQVVTPTRLDHKERDLIEQFAARHSAPAPSLSHYQQGLFAKLRDRFLG encoded by the coding sequence TTGGCTGACCACTACGAAGTCCTCGGCGTGAGCCGCGATGCGTCTACCGACGAAATCAAGAAGGCGTACCGTCGCCTCGCCCGCCAGCTGCACCCCGATGTGAACCCAGGCGCCGACGCGTCCGAGAAGTTCAAGAGCGTCACCCACGCCTATGACGTACTGAGCGACGCAAAGCAACGCCAGAAGTACGACCAGGGGGGCGGTCAGAACGGCGGAGGATTCGATGGCCAGAACTTCGGCAACTTCGGGGACATCTTCGAGACCTTCTTCGGTGGCGGCGGCGGATCGACGCGCGGGCCGCGTTCACGCCGCGAGCGTGGCCAGGACGCTCTCATCCGCGTCGAGCTCGATCTCGCCGAGGTCATCTTCGGCACCCATCGCGACCTCGAGGTTGACACGGCCATCCTCTGCGACACCTGCAAGGGCTCCTGCTGCCAGCCTGGTACATCCCCGGTGACCTGCGATATCTGTCGGGGTACCGGCAGCATTCAGCGGGCTGTGCGTTCGCTCCTCGGCAACGTGATGACGAGCAGTCCCTGTGGATCATGCCGCGGCTTTGGAACGATTATCGCGACGCCCTGCACAACCTGCTCCGGACAGGGCCGCGTTCGTGCGCGCCGCACGGTTCCCGTCGACATTCCTGCCGGAGTCGACACCGGGCTGCGCCTGCAGATGCCCGGCAGTGGCGAGGTCGGTGCGGCGGGTGGCCCCAACGGTGACCTCTACCTCGAGATGAAGGTGCGTCACCATGACGTCTTCAGCCGTGACGGCGACGACCTGCTGTGCTCCCTGGAGGTGCCGATGACCGGCGCGATCCTGGGCACAACCGTGACCCTCAAGGCGCTCGACGGTGACGTCGAGGTCGAACTTCGTCCCGGCGTGCAGAGCTCGGAGATCCTCACAGTGAAGGATCGCGGTGTGACGAAACTGCGCGGCAGCGGGCGAGGCGACCTCAAGATCGGTATCCAGGTCGTGACGCCGACGCGGCTTGACCACAAGGAGCGTGACCTGATTGAGCAGTTCGCGGCCAGGCACTCCGCGCCGGCGCCCTCGCTCAGCCACTATCAGCAGGGCCTGTTCGCCAAGCTCCGCGATCGTTTCCTGGGCTAG